One Ahaetulla prasina isolate Xishuangbanna chromosome 1, ASM2864084v1, whole genome shotgun sequence DNA window includes the following coding sequences:
- the KCNK1 gene encoding potassium channel subfamily K member 1: protein MLQSLAGSSCVERHRSAWCFGLLVLGYLLYLVFGAVVFSSVELPYEDLLRQELRKLKRRFVEEHECLSEEQLESFLARVLQASNYGVSVLSNASGSWNWDFTSALFFASTVLSTTGYGHTVPLSDGGKAFCIIYSVIGIPFTLLFLTAVVQRVIVYVTRRPVLYFHIHWGFSKQIVAIIHAVILGFVTVSCFFFIPAIIFSVLEDDWNFLESFYFCFISLSTIGLGDYVPGEGYNQKFRELYKIGITCYLLLGLIAMLVVLETFCELHELKKFRKIFYVKKNKEEDQVHITEHDQLSFSSISDQAASMKEDQKVDEPFVTPQPAVNSDDFINN from the exons ATGCTGCAGTCGCTAGCGGGCAGTTCGTGCGTGGAGAGGCACCGCTCCGCCTGGTGCTTCGGTTTGCTGGTGCTGGGCTACCTGCTCTACCTGGTCTTCGGCGCCGTGGTCTTCTCGTCGGTCGAGCTGCCCTACGAAGACCTCCTGCGCCAGGAGCTGCGCAAACTGAAGCGGCGCTTCGTGGAGGAGCACGAGTGCCTCTCGGAGGAGCAGCTCGAGAGCTTCTTGGCGCGCGTCCTGCAGGCCAGCAACTACGGCGTCTCGGTGCTGAGCAACGCTTCGGGCAGCTGGAATTGGGACTTCACCTCGGCGCTTTTCTTCGCCAGCACGGTACTCTCCACCACAG GTTATGGTCACACTGTGCCTTTGTCAGATGGAGGAAAGGCCTTTTGCATCATCTATTCAGTTATTGGGATCCCCTTCACCCTGCTCTTCCTGACAGCAGTGGTCCAGCGTGTCATAGTTTATGTCACCAGGCGGCCTGTACTGTATTTCCACATCCACTGGGGCTTTTCGAAGCAAATTGTGGCCATCATCCACGCAGTGATTTTGGGCTTTGTGACCGTCTCATGCTTTTTCTTTATCCCAGCAATAATATTTTCTGTCCTGGAAGATGATTGGAACTTTCTGGaatcattttatttttgcttcatttCTCTCAGCACCATCGGCCTTGGCGACTATGTTCCAGGAGAAGGTTATAACCAAAAATTCAGAGAGCTATATAAAATAGGAATTACAT GTTACCTGTTGCTGGGCCTCATCGCAATGCTGGTTGTTCTAGAAACTTTCTGTGAACTTCATGAACTCAAAAAATTTAGGAAAATATTCTACgtgaagaaaaacaaggaagaagaCCAAGTGCACATTACAGAACATGACCAACTGTCCTTCTCTTCAATTTCAGACCAGGCAGCATCCATGAAGGAAGACCAGAAAGTAGATGAGCCTTTTGTGACTCCTCAACCTGCAGTTAACTCTGATGACTTTATAAACAATTAA